In a genomic window of Erigeron canadensis isolate Cc75 chromosome 5, C_canadensis_v1, whole genome shotgun sequence:
- the LOC122601942 gene encoding uncharacterized protein LOC122601942 encodes MKLIWSPEMAAKAFTDTVKSCELHQGSSVSELISAMAAGWNAKNIIETWCRGGIIATSIGLAVASTHTSGRHVCIVPDQDSKTEYITAMKKAGMSSTEVIIGEAETVIKGSLDVIDFLVVDSRQKDFVKILKAAKFGHRGAVLVCKNASTLKAGLDFQWASLFEEGGGSRRIVRSVYLPVGNGLDIGHVSAGGGELGLGLEKVKKKGNKWIKRIDRQSGEEFLIRK; translated from the exons ATGAAGCTTATTTGGTCACCGGAGATGGCTGCTAAAGCTTTTACAGACACCGTTAAATCC tgTGAGCTTCACCAAGGATCAAGTGTGTCAGAGCTGATATCCGCTATGGCTGCTGGATGGAACGCTAAAAACATAATCGAAACATGGTGTCGCGGCGGTATCATAGCAACAAGCATTGGTTTAGCTGTTGCATCAACTCACACAAGTGGTAGACACGTATGCATAGTCCCAGACCAGGACTCAAAAACTGAATACATCACTGCAATGAAAAAAGCAGGAATGTCATCAACTGAAGTAATCATTGGAGAGGCCGAAACTGTAATAAAAGGGTCGCTAGACGTTATAGATTTTTTGGTGGTTGATTCAAGACAAAAAGATTTTGTAAAGATTTTAAAAGCAGCTAAGTTTGGACACCGTGGGGCGGTTTTGGTTTGTAAGAATGCTAGTACTTTGAAAGCAGGTTTGGATTTCCAATGGGCGAGCTTGTTTGAAGAAGGTGGTGGTTCACGAAGGATTGTGAGATCGGTGTATTTGCCGGTGGGAAATGGGTTAGACATTGGTCATGTTTCTGCTGGTGGTGGTGAACTCGGGTTGGGTTTAGAGAAAGTTAAGAAGAAGGGCAATAAGTGGATTAAACGGATTGATAGGCAATCCGGGGAAGAGTTTCTCATACGAAAGTAA